A genomic window from Sulfurospirillum multivorans DSM 12446 includes:
- a CDS encoding thioredoxin family protein, translating to MALVHSALLKLGKTLEHFELEDPNGKRFKSQELFGKGGFMIAVMCNHCPYSNAIWKRLITVAEFAKKLDIGTVAINPNIHPNYPEDSPSHMLDKIAEMNIDFPYLIDENQDVAKSLGAVCTPDLFLFDGDAKLYYHGRLDDNWQDARSVKEEELREAVMMLFSKQDAPKVQHPSQGCSIKWIDTVTG from the coding sequence ATGGCACTGGTACACTCTGCTTTACTAAAGCTTGGCAAAACACTCGAGCATTTTGAACTTGAAGATCCGAATGGAAAACGTTTTAAGAGTCAAGAACTGTTTGGAAAAGGTGGTTTTATGATCGCCGTGATGTGCAATCATTGTCCGTATTCCAACGCTATTTGGAAGAGATTGATCACGGTGGCTGAATTTGCGAAAAAATTAGACATTGGCACTGTGGCGATCAATCCCAATATTCACCCTAATTACCCTGAAGATTCGCCTTCACACATGCTCGATAAAATCGCTGAGATGAACATCGACTTTCCGTATCTTATCGATGAAAACCAAGATGTCGCCAAAAGCTTGGGAGCGGTCTGTACGCCTGACCTTTTCTTATTTGATGGTGACGCAAAGCTCTATTATCATGGACGGTTGGATGATAACTGGCAAGATGCGCGCAGTGTCAAAGAAGAAGAACTCAGAGAAGCGGTGATGATGCTCTTTAGCAAACAAGATGCCCCAAAAGTGCAACACCCTTCGCAAGGTTGTTCCATTAAATGGATCGACACCGTTACGGGGTAA
- a CDS encoding M20/M25/M40 family metallo-hydrolase: MEQIVEHFRSITAIPRCSYHTTQMKETIKAFAQTHDFLVLEDAVGNILCQKGTPKVCLQAHYDMVCIGNTQNIEIVIEKGIIRAKNSTLGADNGMGMAIMFWAMEHNENLECLFTVDEEVGLIGAMQFSLPLKSACLLNLDAEEEGEIYIGCAGGVDVIASLSLPYEPLGDFAYVYEIHAFDFLGGHSGVDIDKKIPSAIKALGYELLNQDVVLIALEGGERRNAIPKSATAIVASKTPLHVNDLRLHVKPLERGNYTHFIAASNAIIKALSAFAQGVREWDRVLDIPSMSINLGVISNSNGMLQLDCAARAMDDENLAILAGETEAFFKALGFEVAQEGWHGAWKPEVTPFALRVQEAMQSIYAHAPFKAIHAGLECGELIARQPRKIEAVSIGPTIRYPHSLREECDLNSVHNTASIVQKIINTYKD; encoded by the coding sequence ATGGAGCAAATAGTAGAACATTTTAGATCAATTACCGCCATTCCTCGGTGCAGCTATCATACCACTCAGATGAAAGAGACGATTAAAGCGTTCGCTCAAACGCATGATTTTTTAGTGCTCGAAGATGCGGTTGGCAATATCTTATGCCAAAAAGGTACTCCCAAAGTCTGTTTGCAAGCGCATTACGACATGGTTTGCATTGGCAATACTCAAAACATAGAAATTGTGATAGAAAAGGGGATCATACGAGCCAAAAACTCTACGCTTGGTGCCGATAATGGCATGGGTATGGCGATCATGTTTTGGGCGATGGAACATAATGAAAATCTTGAATGCCTTTTTACCGTCGATGAAGAGGTGGGGCTCATTGGTGCGATGCAGTTTAGCCTGCCTTTAAAATCTGCATGCCTACTCAATTTGGATGCTGAAGAAGAGGGTGAAATTTACATTGGGTGCGCTGGTGGCGTGGATGTCATTGCCTCTTTGAGCCTTCCGTATGAACCTTTGGGAGATTTTGCATATGTGTATGAGATTCACGCGTTTGATTTTTTAGGCGGTCATTCGGGTGTGGATATTGATAAAAAAATCCCTTCTGCTATTAAAGCGCTTGGGTATGAACTTTTAAACCAAGATGTTGTTTTGATCGCGTTAGAAGGCGGTGAGAGACGCAATGCCATTCCTAAGAGTGCAACGGCGATTGTGGCGTCCAAAACACCTTTACATGTAAACGATTTACGTTTACATGTAAAGCCATTAGAGCGAGGAAATTATACGCATTTTATTGCAGCGTCCAATGCTATCATTAAAGCGCTTAGCGCCTTTGCACAAGGGGTTCGTGAGTGGGATAGGGTGCTTGATATTCCTTCGATGAGCATCAATCTGGGAGTGATTTCCAATAGCAATGGCATGCTACAACTGGACTGCGCAGCTAGAGCGATGGATGATGAAAATTTGGCTATACTAGCAGGAGAAACAGAGGCGTTTTTTAAAGCACTTGGCTTTGAAGTAGCGCAAGAAGGTTGGCATGGTGCATGGAAGCCCGAAGTCACACCGTTTGCGCTTCGTGTTCAAGAAGCGATGCAGAGCATTTATGCACATGCTCCGTTTAAAGCGATTCATGCAGGGCTTGAGTGTGGGGAGTTAATTGCACGACAACCTCGAAAAATCGAAGCGGTCTCGATAGGACCTACCATTCGTTATCCGCATTCTCTTCGAGAAGAGTGCGATTTAAATTCTGTTCACAACACGGCTTCCATCGTTCAAAAAATTATAAATACCTATAAGGATTAA
- a CDS encoding MBL fold metallo-hydrolase, translated as MQIKSRACGAYGTNCYIVTLDGKEIIIDPGMEAAEWVLAQVSNPIAILNTHGHFDHVWSNAALVKALHIPLYAPIDDCFMLESDPFIQGTPASYADVKVVGDQRFDLEGIAVQFLHFPGHTPGCSAILIDNTLFSGDFIFKNSIGRYDFPYSSSEQMRQSLEKFLQIDADWEIFPGHGASTTLKVEQKNVPYWFSFLG; from the coding sequence ATGCAGATCAAAAGTAGAGCGTGTGGCGCTTATGGAACCAATTGTTACATCGTTACACTTGACGGTAAAGAGATTATTATTGATCCTGGAATGGAAGCGGCTGAATGGGTGTTAGCTCAGGTATCGAATCCTATTGCCATTTTAAACACGCACGGTCATTTTGATCATGTTTGGAGCAATGCAGCACTGGTAAAAGCGCTTCATATTCCTCTTTATGCCCCGATTGATGACTGTTTTATGTTAGAGAGTGATCCTTTTATTCAAGGCACACCCGCAAGTTACGCCGATGTCAAAGTTGTGGGTGATCAACGCTTTGACCTTGAAGGCATAGCGGTGCAATTTTTGCATTTTCCAGGACACACACCTGGTTGCAGTGCTATTTTAATCGACAATACACTGTTTAGCGGAGATTTTATCTTTAAAAATTCGATTGGTCGGTATGATTTTCCCTATAGCAGCAGTGAACAAATGCGTCAAAGTTTGGAAAAATTCCTACAAATCGATGCAGATTGGGAGATTTTTCCAGGACATGGAGCCAGTACCACACTTAAAGTGGAGCAAAAAAATGTACCGTATTGGTTTAGTTTTTTAGGCTAA
- a CDS encoding PaaI family thioesterase — protein sequence MAKNNAGLVKDMIDNTTNFEDDLELLDDTSLDSANFLNDDLKTHLKIKSTLVGNLVAMSKNSSKVVLQTTHDMSVDEFGLIHSGFLFGSAEYAAVAAVNEPNVVVIGCRSKFFAPAKVGDLITFEAKGRFEDARKREIKVIGMINEIKVFEGLFQAVLLERHILQTKIDELQASFNPKDLA from the coding sequence ATGGCAAAGAATAACGCGGGATTAGTCAAAGATATGATCGACAACACCACCAATTTTGAAGATGACTTAGAACTGTTGGATGACACGTCTCTTGATTCTGCCAATTTTTTAAATGACGATCTTAAAACCCATCTCAAAATTAAAAGTACTCTCGTTGGCAATCTTGTAGCCATGTCAAAAAACAGTTCTAAAGTTGTTTTACAAACCACACATGATATGAGCGTTGATGAGTTTGGGCTGATTCACAGTGGATTTCTCTTTGGTTCAGCAGAATATGCAGCCGTTGCCGCTGTGAATGAACCCAATGTCGTTGTTATTGGCTGTCGTTCAAAGTTTTTTGCTCCTGCCAAAGTGGGGGATCTAATCACATTTGAAGCCAAAGGGCGTTTTGAAGATGCACGTAAACGCGAGATCAAAGTGATTGGCATGATCAATGAAATCAAAGTGTTTGAAGGTCTCTTTCAAGCTGTTTTACTTGAGAGACATATCCTTCAAACAAAAATTGATGAGTTACAAGCCAGTTTCAACCCCAAAGATTTAGCCTAA
- the cmoB gene encoding tRNA 5-methoxyuridine(34)/uridine 5-oxyacetic acid(34) synthase CmoB — protein sequence MPLNKIRQERLAWLEWKDIAPMREALASLPEIENITTTLGNSIHLDALHVNDSDKEKIQECALALRPWRKGPFELFDTFIDTEWQSFIKYNLLEPYFNLEGKIVGDIGCNNGYYLFRMLSHKPKKLVGFDPSALYKTQFDFINHFLKSDIVYEMLGVEHLPLYEHKFDTLFCLGVLYHRSDPIQTLKALYQGLNPDGELILDTFMIDGDTPVALCPSKTYSKIPNVYFVPTIPALTNWLERAKFRDIDVLEIKKTDASEQRKTEWIYGESLEHFLDPLHPDLTIEGYPAPQRVYIKAKR from the coding sequence ATGCCTTTAAATAAAATTCGCCAAGAGCGACTAGCGTGGCTAGAATGGAAAGATATTGCACCGATGAGAGAAGCCCTCGCCTCTCTTCCTGAGATTGAAAACATCACCACAACTTTGGGCAATAGCATTCATCTGGATGCTTTACATGTAAACGATTCTGACAAAGAAAAGATCCAAGAATGCGCCCTTGCCCTTCGTCCTTGGCGCAAAGGTCCTTTTGAGCTGTTTGATACCTTTATAGACACCGAATGGCAAAGCTTTATCAAGTACAATCTCTTAGAGCCCTATTTTAATCTAGAAGGCAAAATCGTTGGAGACATCGGCTGTAACAACGGCTATTATCTCTTTCGTATGCTTTCACACAAACCTAAAAAACTGGTTGGGTTTGACCCTTCCGCTTTGTATAAAACGCAGTTTGATTTTATCAACCATTTTCTCAAAAGTGATATTGTCTACGAAATGTTAGGTGTCGAGCATCTGCCTTTGTATGAACATAAATTTGATACCCTCTTTTGTTTGGGCGTTCTCTACCACCGAAGCGACCCAATTCAAACCCTTAAAGCGCTCTACCAAGGTCTCAATCCTGATGGAGAGCTCATTTTAGATACGTTTATGATAGATGGAGATACCCCTGTGGCACTTTGTCCTTCTAAAACCTACTCTAAAATTCCCAATGTCTATTTTGTGCCAACCATTCCAGCCTTGACAAATTGGTTGGAACGCGCAAAATTTAGGGACATTGACGTCCTAGAGATCAAAAAAACCGACGCTTCTGAACAGCGTAAAACCGAGTGGATTTACGGTGAAAGTTTGGAGCATTTTCTTGACCCACTTCATCCTGATTTGACGATAGAAGGCTACCCTGCACCTCAAAGGGTCTATATTAAAGCAAAACGTTAA
- the nth gene encoding endonuclease III, with protein sequence MKKATQKEIAAIKALFLEHYESAVTELKYTSLYELLVSVMLSAQCTDKRVNLITPALFERYPDAKALSIADLDEIKSFINSCSFFNNKAVNLLKMAQKVVELYDGEIPLDEQKLMGLAGVGQKTAHVVMIEYANANLMAVDTHVFRVSHRLGLSSAKTAIKTEEELTKIFKNDLHTLHQAMVLFGRYTCKAVHPMCEACFLNAYCKTTQTFKV encoded by the coding sequence ATGAAAAAAGCCACCCAAAAAGAGATTGCCGCCATTAAAGCTCTTTTTTTAGAACACTATGAAAGCGCTGTTACCGAACTTAAATACACCTCTTTGTACGAGCTCTTAGTCTCTGTGATGCTCTCAGCCCAATGCACCGATAAACGGGTCAATCTCATCACTCCTGCACTATTTGAGCGCTATCCTGATGCTAAAGCGCTTTCCATTGCTGATCTTGATGAGATCAAATCATTCATCAACTCGTGCTCATTTTTTAACAATAAAGCGGTCAATCTTCTTAAAATGGCTCAAAAAGTGGTCGAACTCTATGATGGTGAAATTCCCTTAGATGAGCAAAAACTGATGGGACTGGCAGGTGTGGGGCAAAAAACAGCCCATGTTGTCATGATCGAATACGCCAATGCCAATTTAATGGCAGTTGACACCCATGTTTTTCGTGTATCACACCGTTTGGGACTCTCAAGCGCTAAAACAGCGATTAAAACCGAAGAAGAGTTGACGAAGATTTTTAAAAATGATCTGCACACCCTTCACCAAGCGATGGTGCTTTTTGGCAGATACACCTGTAAAGCCGTCCATCCCATGTGTGAAGCGTGTTTTTTAAACGCCTATTGTAAAACAACGCAAACGTTTAAGGTCTAA
- a CDS encoding ketopantoate reductase family protein, producing the protein MNIIIFGAGGVGSYFAAKLLEAGHEVLLVARGDHLDALQTNGLVLSHPTLHFSHPVKALDMEALSHLDPHHYDVILLLTKSTATREAAASLAQWLKRQIIPPYIVSLQNGVENEAILCDYFAEEFVIGGLTRKIGAHVVAPGCVNAVGSAETILGMMRTTSENETFLETLAKTFNEAGIPTQTTYDIEQELWKKLIINNGVNALCALLGVKTGVLFDHTKLSSIVQGLMQETAAAARALHVKITEADVEAMFELIKHFDSIKPSMLVDLEQNRSIEIEEICGVVIRALHQIGVDAPYTKTISTLLEFKLGEKQ; encoded by the coding sequence ATGAATATTATCATCTTTGGCGCTGGCGGAGTAGGGAGCTACTTCGCCGCCAAATTATTAGAAGCAGGGCATGAGGTTTTGCTGGTTGCGCGAGGTGATCATTTAGACGCTTTGCAGACCAATGGGCTTGTCCTCTCGCATCCAACGCTTCACTTCTCTCATCCTGTAAAAGCGTTAGATATGGAAGCGCTTTCGCACCTTGATCCACACCATTACGATGTGATTTTACTGCTGACAAAATCCACCGCAACACGCGAAGCCGCCGCTTCTTTGGCGCAGTGGCTTAAACGACAGATCATACCTCCTTACATTGTTTCTTTGCAAAATGGCGTTGAAAATGAGGCGATTTTATGCGACTATTTCGCGGAAGAGTTTGTCATAGGCGGTTTAACCCGTAAAATTGGTGCGCACGTTGTAGCTCCCGGATGCGTGAATGCGGTGGGGTCTGCTGAGACCATTTTAGGGATGATGCGCACAACCTCTGAGAATGAGACTTTTTTAGAAACGTTGGCAAAAACGTTTAATGAAGCGGGTATCCCGACGCAAACGACGTATGATATTGAGCAAGAACTTTGGAAAAAGCTTATCATTAACAACGGTGTGAATGCCTTGTGCGCGCTTTTGGGCGTCAAAACAGGCGTTTTATTTGATCACACGAAGCTCTCGTCCATCGTGCAAGGATTAATGCAGGAAACTGCCGCCGCGGCACGTGCTTTACATGTAAAGATTACGGAGGCCGATGTGGAAGCGATGTTTGAACTCATAAAGCATTTTGATTCGATTAAACCTTCGATGCTGGTGGATTTGGAGCAGAATCGAAGCATAGAGATCGAGGAGATTTGTGGTGTCGTCATTCGCGCATTGCATCAAATCGGTGTGGATGCACCGTATACGAAAACGATTTCGACGTTACTTGAATTTAAATTAGGAGAAAAACAGTGA
- a CDS encoding 1-aminocyclopropane-1-carboxylate deaminase: MFFPPSPFEKQTFQNQLFYLKRDDLIDKDFSGNKARKFHFFLTHDFPHITRVVSSGSNQSNAMYSLSVLARLKGWEFIYVCDHIPRFLKDNPMGNYKAALENGMKIVESLTREDEVLNWFDAKSLHVNEGGRQKEAEEGIKILANELLVDIQTHSIPNPYLFLPSGTGTTALFLQKHLPFPVFTCNTVGNSAYLQKQWKMVEPELASLPTILESTKKYHYGKLYIELYVLWQYLKDEMGVEFDLVYDPVGWSVLLEHFSSLNGTPIYLHQGGVLGNTSMIQRYARKANML, encoded by the coding sequence ATGTTTTTTCCTCCTTCTCCTTTTGAAAAACAAACCTTCCAAAACCAACTTTTTTACCTTAAACGCGATGATCTGATAGACAAAGATTTCTCAGGCAATAAAGCCCGAAAATTTCACTTCTTTTTAACGCACGATTTTCCTCACATCACTCGTGTCGTAAGTTCAGGTTCCAACCAATCCAATGCGATGTATTCACTCTCCGTTTTAGCGCGCCTCAAAGGGTGGGAGTTTATTTATGTTTGCGATCATATTCCACGTTTTTTGAAAGACAATCCTATGGGAAATTACAAAGCAGCACTCGAAAATGGCATGAAGATCGTTGAATCGCTGACGCGTGAGGACGAAGTTTTAAACTGGTTTGATGCAAAGAGTTTACATGTAAACGAAGGTGGTAGGCAAAAAGAGGCGGAAGAGGGCATAAAGATTTTAGCGAACGAGCTTTTAGTCGATATTCAAACGCATTCCATTCCCAATCCTTATCTCTTCTTACCCTCAGGAACGGGCACAACGGCACTCTTTTTGCAAAAGCATCTTCCCTTTCCGGTCTTTACATGTAACACGGTTGGCAATAGTGCGTATTTGCAAAAGCAGTGGAAGATGGTTGAACCTGAATTAGCGTCTTTGCCTACTATTTTGGAAAGTACAAAAAAGTATCATTACGGAAAATTGTACATAGAATTATATGTATTATGGCAATATTTAAAGGATGAAATGGGCGTAGAGTTTGATTTGGTGTATGATCCTGTGGGCTGGAGCGTTTTATTGGAACATTTTTCATCACTTAACGGAACGCCCATTTATCTCCATCAAGGAGGAGTTTTGGGCAATACTTCTATGATTCAAAGGTATGCGCGTAAGGCAAATATGCTATAA
- the fbaA gene encoding class II fructose-bisphosphate aldolase: MVNAKIFDFVKPGVITGSDLQKVFAIAKANQFAIPAVNVVGTNSINAVLEAAKTANSPVIVQFSNGGAEFYAGKGVNGLKAGVLGAISGALHVHTLAEAYGVAVILHTDHAARKLLPWIDELLSASEMHFAKTNKPLYSSHMLDLSEEPLEQNVQTCVSYLKRMSKMGMTLEIELGCTGGEEDGVDNTHMDNAALYTQPQDVAYAYEELLKISPNFTIAASFGNVHGVYKPGNVNLTPKILDNSQKYIEEKFKTDAKPVNFVFHGGSGSELCDIREAVGYGVIKMNIDTDTQWAFWEGTKGYVEKYAPYLQGQIGNPEGDDKPNKKYYDPRKWLRPGEESVKNRLLKAFEDLNCLNRC, encoded by the coding sequence ATGGTAAATGCGAAAATTTTTGATTTTGTAAAACCGGGTGTTATTACAGGAAGTGATCTGCAGAAGGTTTTTGCGATTGCAAAAGCAAACCAATTTGCCATTCCTGCTGTTAATGTTGTGGGAACAAATTCGATCAATGCTGTTTTAGAGGCAGCCAAAACGGCAAATTCTCCTGTGATTGTTCAGTTTTCTAACGGTGGAGCTGAGTTTTACGCAGGAAAAGGTGTCAATGGACTCAAAGCGGGCGTACTTGGCGCCATCAGTGGTGCTTTACATGTACATACATTGGCTGAAGCGTACGGGGTTGCGGTGATTTTACATACCGATCATGCAGCGCGCAAACTGCTTCCATGGATCGATGAGCTTCTCAGTGCAAGTGAGATGCATTTTGCAAAAACGAACAAGCCACTTTACAGTTCGCACATGTTAGATCTTTCCGAAGAGCCATTAGAGCAAAACGTGCAAACCTGTGTTTCGTACCTCAAACGCATGAGCAAAATGGGGATGACCTTGGAGATTGAGCTTGGGTGTACGGGTGGTGAAGAAGATGGCGTGGATAACACCCACATGGACAATGCAGCCCTTTACACACAGCCACAAGATGTCGCGTATGCGTACGAAGAGCTTTTGAAAATCAGCCCTAATTTTACGATTGCAGCCTCTTTTGGTAATGTTCATGGGGTTTACAAGCCAGGTAATGTCAATTTAACGCCAAAAATCTTAGATAATTCTCAAAAGTACATTGAGGAAAAATTTAAAACCGATGCCAAACCTGTCAATTTTGTATTTCACGGTGGAAGCGGAAGCGAACTTTGTGACATTCGTGAAGCGGTTGGTTATGGCGTCATCAAGATGAACATCGATACCGACACCCAATGGGCATTTTGGGAAGGAACAAAGGGATATGTTGAAAAATATGCACCGTATCTTCAAGGGCAAATTGGTAACCCTGAAGGTGATGATAAACCCAATAAAAAATACTATGATCCACGCAAATGGCTTCGCCCCGGTGAAGAGAGCGTTAAAAATCGTCTTTTAAAAGCCTTTGAAGACCTTAATTGCTTAAACCGTTGCTAA
- a CDS encoding peptidylprolyl isomerase has translation MKKVILSSIAAAVLSVSLNATVYATVNGEDVNDQDIAVLMRAMQGAKFEELPADAKQKIVEQAVERKLLTTEATKSGVEKEKDYAAALKRIKADLALEVWMKKIYDGVKVDAKDVKDYYDKNADKFMQPATVKARHVLVKTEQEAKDVIKELDGLSGQKLNDKFVELATTKSTGPSGQGGGELGWFAANQMVKPFSDAAFALKKGEITKTPVQTQFGFHVILVEDTKAAEKATFDVVKAQIENGLKMEKFRILVADKAKTLRKNAKVTIK, from the coding sequence GTGAAAAAAGTTATTCTAAGCAGTATTGCTGCGGCAGTATTAAGTGTAAGTTTAAATGCAACCGTTTATGCAACTGTTAACGGCGAAGATGTGAACGATCAAGACATTGCCGTGCTTATGCGTGCAATGCAAGGTGCAAAGTTTGAAGAACTTCCTGCTGATGCAAAGCAAAAAATTGTTGAGCAAGCAGTCGAGCGTAAACTTTTAACCACAGAAGCAACCAAAAGTGGTGTTGAAAAAGAGAAAGATTATGCTGCGGCGCTTAAACGTATCAAAGCAGACCTTGCTCTTGAAGTTTGGATGAAAAAAATCTACGATGGCGTTAAAGTGGATGCAAAAGATGTGAAAGATTATTATGACAAAAACGCTGACAAATTTATGCAACCTGCAACGGTTAAAGCACGCCATGTACTTGTAAAAACGGAGCAAGAAGCAAAAGACGTCATTAAAGAATTGGACGGTCTTAGTGGTCAAAAACTCAATGACAAATTTGTTGAGCTTGCAACGACTAAATCAACAGGTCCAAGTGGTCAAGGTGGCGGTGAACTTGGTTGGTTCGCAGCAAATCAAATGGTAAAACCTTTCTCAGATGCAGCATTTGCACTTAAAAAAGGTGAAATCACTAAAACGCCTGTTCAAACACAATTCGGTTTCCATGTTATTTTAGTGGAAGATACCAAAGCAGCTGAAAAAGCAACGTTTGACGTGGTTAAAGCGCAAATTGAAAATGGCTTAAAAATGGAAAAATTCCGTATTCTAGTAGCCGATAAAGCTAAAACACTCAGAAAAAATGCAAAAGTAACGATCAAGTAA
- the hisD gene encoding histidinol dehydrogenase, with protein sequence MLLLKTNEANFQVQFDELLRRGNMDMENVSKIVGGILSEIKAEGNSALKNHIEKFDKWHVGSDEALEVKTEEMKKAYDVLDVKLKSALELAYKRIYAYHEKLMPKSWLDFEDNGTVLGQKVTPVDRAGLYIPGGKAAYPSSLLMNAIPARVAGVKEIVVCTPAPHNELNPLLLAAMHLCGITKAFKVGGASAIGAMAYGTQSIPKVDVITGPGNIFVATAKKLVFGDVNIDMIAGPSEIGVLADTSADPHLLAIDLLSQAEHDEMASSILITPSLEIAEKTRTEVYAWLETLDRKSIAEVSIKERGAIIVTSSMDEAVDLMNQIAPEHLEIVTSHPFDLLPKIRHAGAIFMGAYTPEPIGDYIAGPNHTLPTGGTAKFYSPLGVENFLKRSSIISMSKQGIDEIGEACALLAHTEGLGAHEASVRVRLSSK encoded by the coding sequence ATGTTACTTTTAAAAACCAATGAAGCAAATTTTCAAGTCCAATTCGATGAACTTCTCCGTCGTGGGAATATGGATATGGAAAATGTCTCCAAAATTGTGGGAGGGATCCTTTCTGAGATTAAAGCCGAGGGCAATAGCGCCTTAAAAAATCACATTGAAAAATTCGATAAATGGCATGTTGGAAGTGATGAAGCGCTTGAAGTTAAAACTGAAGAGATGAAAAAAGCCTATGATGTGTTGGATGTCAAACTAAAATCAGCGTTAGAATTGGCGTATAAACGCATTTACGCGTACCATGAAAAATTGATGCCAAAATCTTGGCTTGATTTTGAAGACAATGGCACGGTTTTAGGTCAAAAAGTAACCCCAGTCGACCGTGCAGGGCTTTACATTCCTGGCGGTAAAGCGGCGTATCCAAGCAGTTTGTTGATGAACGCGATTCCAGCACGTGTTGCGGGAGTCAAAGAGATTGTCGTCTGTACTCCCGCGCCTCATAATGAACTCAATCCATTACTGCTTGCGGCGATGCACCTCTGTGGCATCACTAAGGCATTTAAAGTTGGCGGAGCGAGTGCGATTGGTGCGATGGCGTATGGTACGCAGAGCATCCCAAAAGTGGATGTCATCACGGGACCAGGTAACATTTTCGTTGCGACGGCTAAAAAACTGGTTTTTGGTGACGTTAACATCGATATGATCGCAGGCCCTAGTGAAATTGGCGTTTTAGCTGACACGAGTGCCGATCCGCATCTTTTAGCGATTGATCTGCTCTCCCAAGCGGAGCACGATGAGATGGCAAGTTCCATTTTGATTACCCCTTCTTTAGAGATTGCGGAGAAAACACGTACCGAAGTGTATGCGTGGCTTGAGACCTTAGATCGCAAATCGATTGCCGAAGTTTCCATCAAAGAGCGAGGAGCGATTATTGTGACCTCTTCGATGGATGAAGCGGTGGATTTGATGAATCAAATCGCTCCTGAACATTTAGAAATCGTCACATCACACCCGTTTGATCTTTTGCCTAAAATTCGTCATGCGGGTGCTATTTTTATGGGCGCATACACGCCTGAGCCGATTGGCGATTATATCGCTGGACCAAACCACACGCTTCCAACGGGTGGCACGGCAAAATTTTACTCACCGTTGGGTGTTGAGAACTTCTTGAAGCGCTCCTCCATCATTAGCATGAGCAAGCAGGGCATTGATGAGATCGGTGAAGCGTGCGCACTTCTGGCACATACCGAAGGGCTTGGTGCGCATGAAGCGAGTGTGCGCGTTCGCCTCTCTTCCAAATGA
- a CDS encoding NAD+ synthase, whose translation MNKYQTIENFLIKFLQDEVQKAGFSKVVLGISGGVDSAVVAILAHKAFQDNLLGIMLPASTSSRASLEHASELCQKFGIKVEKIPVGPLVDTYFHDKKDASKLRIGNFSARMRMSVLYDISARENALVLGTGNKSEILLGYGTIFGDLACAINPIGGLYKTEIFEFAAYLGVPSSILTKAPSADLWEEQSDEGEFGFSYAQIDKVLYAHIEEGKDKKALLASGFEKELVEMALERIASNLFKGKLPTIADLTAVK comes from the coding sequence ATGAACAAATACCAAACCATTGAAAATTTTTTAATTAAGTTCCTTCAAGATGAGGTGCAAAAAGCTGGTTTTTCTAAAGTGGTTTTGGGTATCAGCGGCGGCGTAGATTCGGCTGTTGTTGCTATTCTTGCCCATAAAGCTTTTCAGGATAATTTATTAGGAATCATGCTTCCTGCGTCGACTTCAAGTCGTGCAAGTTTAGAGCATGCGAGCGAGCTTTGCCAAAAATTTGGCATCAAGGTCGAGAAAATTCCTGTTGGTCCCCTCGTAGATACCTACTTTCACGATAAAAAAGATGCTTCAAAACTTCGCATTGGTAATTTTAGTGCACGCATGCGTATGTCGGTTCTTTATGATATTTCAGCACGTGAAAATGCGCTTGTATTAGGTACGGGCAATAAAAGTGAAATTTTGCTCGGATACGGCACCATTTTTGGCGATCTAGCGTGTGCGATCAACCCTATTGGCGGACTCTATAAAACCGAAATTTTTGAATTTGCAGCCTATCTTGGTGTTCCAAGTTCTATCCTCACCAAAGCACCTTCCGCAGATCTTTGGGAAGAGCAAAGTGATGAGGGCGAGTTCGGATTTAGTTATGCCCAGATTGATAAAGTGCTGTACGCACACATTGAAGAGGGAAAAGACAAAAAAGCCCTCCTTGCCTCTGGTTTTGAGAAAGAGCTTGTTGAAATGGCACTAGAGCGCATCGCAAGTAATCTTTTTAAAGGAAAACTTCCAACCATTGCTGATTTGACAGCGGTAAAATAA